A genomic segment from Juglans regia cultivar Chandler chromosome 14, Walnut 2.0, whole genome shotgun sequence encodes:
- the LOC109002186 gene encoding protein O-glucosyltransferase 1-like, with amino-acid sequence MGLSPKNTARTPSYLLPGVSALAAFSITALLLYKVDDFASQTKTVAGHNLDPTPWHLFPAKTFGEQTRQARGYKIIHCSYLACYSGTSTIPEQPRAHPSKPSEKCPDFFRWIHHDLEPWARTGISISHLAEAQKYAAFRVVIIAGKLYVDLYYTCVQSRMMFTIWGLLQLLKRYPGKVPDVDMMFDCMDRPRINMTEHKSMPLPLFRYCTTEDHFDIPFPDWSFWGWPETNLRAWDEEFRDIKRGSQRISWSKKWPRAYWKGNPDVQSPVRIELLKCNHSRMWGAQIMRQDWAEEARIGYEQSKLSNQCNYRYKIYAEGYAWSVSLKYILSCGSLALIISPEYEDFFSRGLIPKKNYWPVSLNNLCPSIKYAVDWGTKHPSEAKEIGKEGQKLMETLSMDRVYDYMLHLITEYSKLQNFKPVPPYSAQELCPESLLCIADIKQRQFLEQSTTFPSQAPPCTLQPSNSNLIKSWIQRKKKIVEDVEDMEKMKTERRSN; translated from the exons ATGGGATTGTCCCCCAAGAACACTGCTCGTACGCCCTCCTATCTCCTCCCTGGCGTCTCTGCGTTGGCTGCGTTTTCCATAACCGCCCTCCTCCTTTACaag GTTGACGACTTTGCTTCCCAAACCAAGACCGTCGCAGGTCACAACTTAGACCCGACGCCGTGGCACCTGTTCCCAGCCAAGACCTTCGGCGAACAAACTCGGCAAGCCCGTGGTTACAAAATCATACATTGCTCTTACCTTGCTTGTTACTCGGGCACCAGCACCATCCCCGAACAGCCCCGAGCTCATCCCTCTAAACCGAGCGAGAAATGCCCGGATTTCTTCCGGTGGATACACCACGACCTCGAACCCTGGGCTCGGACCGGGATTTCGATATCCCATTTGGCGGAAGCCCAGAAATACGCGGCTTTCCGAGTCGTGATCATTGCTGGGAAGCTGTACGTGGATTTGTATTATACGTGCGTGCAGAGCCGAATGATGTTTACGATATGGGGGTTGTTGCAGCTTCTCAAGAGGTATCCTGGGAAGGTACCTGATGTGGATATGATGTTTGATTGCATGGATAGGCCTCGTATCAACATGACCGAGCACAAGTCTATGCCATTGCCGCTGTTTCGTTATTGCACCACTGAGGATCACTTCGATATCCCGTTTCCTGATTGGTCTTTCTGGGGTTG GCCGGAGACAAATTTAAGGGCCTGGGATGAAGAGTTCCGGGACATTAAACGGGGTTCTCAACGTATTAGTTGGTCAAAGAAGTGGCCCCGAGCATATTGGAAAGGAAATCCGGATGTTCAGTCCCCTGTTCGTATAGAATTACTGAAATGCAATCACTCCAGGATGTGGGGAGCGCAAATCATGCGTCAG GATTGGGCAGAAGAAGCAAGAATTGGGTACGAGCAATCTAAACTTTCAAATCAGTGCAATTACCG GTATAAAATTTATGCCGAAGGCTATGCTTGGTCCGTGAGCTTGAAGTATATTCTATCATGTGGTTCTCTAGCATTAATAATATCCCCAGAATATGAAGATTTCTTCAGTCGTGGTCTCATTCCAAAGAAAAACTATTGGCCTGTCTCACTTAACAATTTATGCCCCTCTATAAAGTATGCTGTTGACTGGGGTACTAAACACCCATCTGAG GCTAAGGAAATAGGAAAAGAAGGGCAGAAGTTAATGGAAACCTTGAGTATGGATAGGGTCTATGATTACATGCTTCACCTCATCACAGAGTACTCGAAGCTGCAGAACTTCAAGCCAGTCCCACCATATTCTGCCCAAGAACTGTGTCCAGAGTCCCTGCTTTGCATTGCCGATATCAAGCAGAGGCAATTCCTAGAACAATCAACTACCTTCCCTTCACAAGCACCACCATGCACCCTCCAGCCTTCCAATAGTAATCTCATCAAGAGCTGGattcaaaggaaaaagaaaatcgtGGAGGATGTGGAAGATATGGAGAAGATGAAAACAGAGAGACGTTCGAACTAG
- the LOC109002179 gene encoding E3 ubiquitin-protein ligase APD2-like, whose product MEEPEHGQHEPTLSSSAAATSADSPSSSSPSTSRVQEEEEEEEEGVENERHENGDNSLRRHLHYHRHHILLNHHRQQQQQSSNFPYRMNISISDVPSTEMRDDVWSCLVVLVTFWFFAASVTLILGFFGSVTTPLGPNCSRLIQSNPFFVQSIKAEEVDEPKPGTMLYGFYKPPPLDVEIGWTETHNAFVPANFHKEWIYFLNKGSRVDILYNVKSTSPSPLSLVIAQGRESLIEWIEDPSYPNTTLSWNIISGSGKIQQKISKPSNYYIAVGNLHSEEVEVELQLSINALVYNTTQAYYKCSLGNYICSLKLFLLGRNVAVLTSPHPMEGTDDGWYVKLSFGPRWITYFLGSGIMTILILSAVKLSNMFQATDENPTGFQAGELGTERAPLLMHKDDDISSWGSSYDSVSQNDEDPEAQLAVNGIEGQQITEGESVNNPRHLCVICFDAPRDCFFLPCGHCAACFTCGTRIAEEAGTCPICRRKMKKVRKIFSV is encoded by the exons ATGGAGGAACCAGAACATGGCCAGCATGAGCCTACGCTTTCTTCTTCTGCTGCTGCAACCTCCGCCGATagtccatcttcttcttcaccgTCTACGTCACGggttcaagaagaagaagaagaagaagaagagggagtaGAAAATGAACGACACGAGAATGGAGACAATAGTCTCCGCCGCCATCTCCATTACCACCGCCATCATATCCTTCTTAACCATCACCGACAACAGCAACAGCAGTCTTCTAATTTTCCCTATCGTATGAACATATCGATATCTGATGTACCGTCGACTGAGATGAGAGATGATGTGTGGTCTTGCCTCGTTGTGCTCGTCACGTTTTGGTTCTTCG CAGCATCCGTGACTCTGATTCTTGGTTTTTTCGGATCTGTAACTACACCATTGGGACCAAATTGCTCACGCCTAATACAAAGTAACCCATTCTTTGTGCAGTCTATTAAG GCGGAGGAAGTCGATGAGCCAAAACCTGGGACAATGTTATATGGGTTTTATAAACCTCCTCCCCTGGACGTTGAGATCGGTTGGACTGAAACACATAATGCATTTGTACCAGCCAATTTCCACAAG GAGTGGATATACTTCCTAAACAAAGGATCTAGAGTGGATATCTTATACAATGTAAAATCAACAAGTCCCTCGCCTTTATCCCTTGTGATTGCCCAAG GTAGAGAAAGCCTCATTGAGTGGATAGAGGACCCATCATATCCTAATACAACTCTATCTTGGAATATTATTTCTG GAAGTGGTAAGATCCAACAGAAAATTTCGAAGCCCTCCAATTACTACATTGCAGTTGGGAACTTGCACTCCGAGGAGGTCGAG GTAGAGTTGCAGTTGTCCATAAATGCTTTAGTCTATAATACAACTCAGGCATATTACAAGTGCTCCCTGGGTAACTATATATGTAGTTTGAAGCTTTTTCTTCTTGGAAGAAATGTTGCCGTCTTAACTTCTCCACATCCTATGGAG GGTACTGATGATGGATGGTATGTCAAACTGTCTTTTGGACCACGGTGGATCACATATTTTCTTGGATCAG GTATAATGACCATCCTGATCTTATCCGCCGTCAAACTCTCCAACATGTTCCAAGCCACAGATGAAAACCCAACGGGATTTCAAGCAGGGGAGCTGGGAACTGAACGAGCCCCATTGCTCATGCACAAAGATGACGATATTTCAAGTTGGGGTTCCTCTTATGATTCTGTTTCACAAAATGATGAGGATCCTGAGGCACAGCTTGCAGTCAATGGTATTGAGGGACAGCAAATAACAGAAGGGGAAAGTGTCAATAATCCCCGGCATCTTTGTGTCATTTGCTTTGATGCCCCTAGAGACTGCTTCTTTCTTCCATGTGGGCACTGTGCTGCCTGTTTTACATGCGGAACAAG GATTGCAGAAGAGGCAGGAACTTGTCCCATATGCcgaaggaagatgaagaaagtGAGGAAGATTTTTTCAGTTTGA
- the LOC109002026 gene encoding uncharacterized protein LOC109002026, which yields MLKDREAILKILKDNLREAQEMMKKFADLNRTEREFTNGNWVYLRLKPYHQLSVAARRNQKLATCYYGPFMIEEKVGKVAYCLRLPPESKIHPIFHVSSLKKRLGSSSTLQPKLPPVNMDGSLFPEPEKTLNRRLKR from the coding sequence ATGTTGAAGGACAGGGAAGCCATTCTCAAAATCTTGAAGGACAACCTACGGGAAGCAcaagaaatgatgaaaaaatttgcAGATTTAAATCGGACGGAGAGGGAATTTACAAACGGCAATTGGGTGTATCTACGGCTAAAACCATACCATCAACTCTCAGTTGCTGCTCGGCGGAACCAGAAACTTGCAACTTGCTACTATGGACCCTTCATGattgaagaaaaagttggaAAGGTTGCCTATTGCTTACGACTACCACCAGAATCCAAGATCCACCctattttccatgtttcttccCTGAAGAAAAGATTGGGATCCTCCTCTACCCTGCAACCGAAGCTCCCACCAGTCAACATGGATGGTTCTCTCTTCCCAGAACCAGAAAAGACACTAAATCGTAGACTTAAAAGGTAA